GCAGTGGGGGACCAGACGCTGTCGGCTACACCGGTGAATAAAGTCTATGCCTGGACCGCCATAACCGGGAATCCCCTGCCAGGTTTTCCCATCACTGATATTTTTGCCGTAAACAGCCAGATCATCCTGGCAGATATCGATGGGGATCATGAGATCGAACTGATGTTCGACGATAATACTTCAGACGGAAAATACCCAGGTTATAACCATGATGGGACTATAATGGAAGGTTGGCCACTTATTGTCAATGGCAGCACTTTCTTTATTAATCCTCTCGTTGCCAATATTAACCGTGATGGAATTATGGCAATTTCCGGCGGAGGAACCGACCAGGGAAGCGGCAACACCAATCTTTACCTATGGAATGCCAATGTCGAATATAACGCTGATCTGGCTGTTTTGCCAATTCTTCAATATAATACACGCCATAACGGGGTTTTTGGAGATTACCTGATGGTGGGGACGCCGGAAGTCCCTGGAAAGGTAAAAGAAGGATGGAAAATCTTCCCCAATCCTGCAACAAACAGCATTACACTTAATCCACCTGATTTCGGAGGAAATTCAAGCCTTCCTGAATACCTGCAGATTGGAATTTATTCTTCTTCAGGAATAAAAATATGCAGTCAAAAATACAGCATGGCAGGCGGAGGATTACATTTCGACCTGACCGGATATCCTTCGGGTATCTATTGGCTTATCATCAAAAGCGATTCCCGGTTTGAAGAACTGTTTAAGTTCCTCATCATCTCCCGGTAGGATTTTACGGAAGCGTAACCCCGGGATAATCGCTCACGATTACCTGCGGGATTTTTGCACCAAAGGTTGTATTGATCGCATCAATGAAATAATAAGCAATTACTGCACTTCCCACCGGTGTGGGATTAAGACCGTCTGTAGAATAGAAATTGCCGGTAGCGAAGCCGGGGCTGATCTTGACATTATCGAAAACCAGTCCTCCGTTGACATCTTTCATGATCTTATTCATATCCACAAGCGCAATATCTTTTCCGCTGATCAGTTGGTCTATCTGCACATTATAATTATCAACAGCCTGCTTTATACTGGCGATTTCCGTTTCATCCAGGATGTAAGATGAAGGAACCGGTTTCTGGCTGCCCCATCCTGCACATTTCAGAGAATCCTGGGGCATGGAGAGAAGAACGAACTCAGTACTTTTAATCTGACGCATTCCCCAGGGCAATGAAGCATCCTGGATCACAATCGGGTTTTGACCGGGGATAAAATGCAGGGTATCGCTCGATCCAAGGCTTTTTATTAGCTGATTCAAGCCGGCATAGGCTCCATTCAGCAAATCTGCGGTTGCCTGGTCAATTGCCAGCACATTATATGGGATAGTATGGAAGAAAGCCGCATCGGTGATATCCGGCACATTGGCAACAGCGCCTTTAGCACCGTTTGCTGTCAGCACATCCAGAGTCGCCTGGATGGAGCCGGTAAAAATTTCCACCGTAGTGATCGGATCAACACCGCCACTTATGGCATTGGAAAGGACATCGTAACTCCCCAGCCAAAGGGTGAAAAATGTGGCATTGACAGCAGGTATCTCTCCAATAATAGTAGATCCGGCAGATGAGGCAAACCTTCCATAATACGGATGTAATGTTGCCATACCAACCACTCCCATGTAAAAGCTTTTCAATCCGGGCAGGCCAATATTATTGTAAGGGCCATTGGCGGCAATTGAAGCGAAATTCGCCATGTCAACCTGCACATCGGCATAACCTGGCAAAAGAGAGATAGCGCCTTTGCAATCCTCGCGGAATCCCATTTCCAATTTAGGTTCGGGCACACCGGTCGATAGTCCGAAGCCGTATTCGTCAACCATCAGTGGTTGTTTGAATGAGCCACCGCCGACAAAACTGAACTGCCCGGCAAGGATGTTCGGGTAGGAATTTTCTTGTCCTGATATATAAAGCGAGCCATCTGCAAATCCTGCAGTCCATGAATCACCAACCGCAATATAACGGCTGAAATCGGCATTTCCTTTGGAAGGGGAGAACTCATCAATATTGGGCTTGCATGATGCAAGCAATATTAAAGGTATGATATAAAGCAAATTTCTTTTTTTCATCTTGATGAATGTTAAAAGTTAAAAGCGATAGCTGAGCCCTATCCCGGGAATGAAAGTCATGGTCTTGTAGGTACCTCCGAAATTATCGGGTTCATAGGTCTTATCGGCTTGCAGCCCGTGCAGCTCAAGATACGACAGGTCGATTTCAAGTCCTTTCACCGGTGTAATGGTTGCACCGAGTGTGAAAGCGATGGTGTTCAGGGTTACTGTTTCCGGGGTGAAATATTTCTCGTTCGCCGGAGAGGGGTCATAATAAACTCCTGCCCTGAATGTGAATATGTCGTTCAGCTTGTACTGGCCACCCAGGCGGGTGATCCAGCTGTTCTTGTATTCCCTGGGATTTTGTGTGTTCAGTAAATCGCCACTCTGTTCAAATTCAAAATCCAGGGATTTGTAGGTATTCCACATGACCCAGTTCACTTCTGCCGCAAGTAGAAACTTATCATTGATCTGATAGGCAAGGCCGAAGTCAAGGTTTGCCGGCAGAGGCAGTTCAGCGTTGAATTTGTTGGTTGCAGGAACAGATGTCGAAAGGGCTGATGGAACCGTAAAAGTCGCATCTCCGCCTTCAAGCTTCATCATGATCTGCGAACGGTAATCGATCCCGATGCTTAGCTTTTCTATAGGTTTGTAGAAAACCCCGGCATTGAAGCCAAAATTGGTGGCTTTGCCTTTGAGATTAGCTTTCGAAGTTTCGCTGTAAGGCAATGCCTTGTTCAGCTCGACATTGCCGATAGCATAGACAAAACCTGCGCCTATACCGAATTTTCCCTTGTACTGGTAAGCAACTGTCGGCTGGATATAGATCGCACTGATTTTAACATCCCGGATCAGGTAACGTCCTGCCCAGTCTTCATTCCATTTGGCGGAGCTTCCAAATGGTGTATAAACGCCAATACCCACCGCTATCTTGTCCTTGATCTTGATTGAAAAATAACCGAAAAACGGTGTCCCGAGCGGGTTTTCCGTGCGCGCCTGGTAATTAGTGGCTTCTTTCTGAAAGATGTGGTTGCTTATGATGCCGCTGGCCCCGACTGAAATACTGTATTTCCCGTCATAAAGGGCCAGGGATCCCGGATTATAGAAGATAGAGCTGGCATCAAAAGCAAACGGCGTTCCGATGAGCCCGATGCCCGTCTGCTTATGTCCCTGCAAACGGACCTGGTAACCCCCACCGAGAAGGGTAACCGAACATAGGCAGAACATGAGGAATAGGAATAATTTGTTCTTCATAGGTAGGTTTTTAAGTTTGAAATGGGGTGCAAGTTAAATATTAATTCGTTGCAAAAATATATAGGGAAATTATAGTTGGGCAGATGGACAGTTGGCAGTTGGACAGACAATAATCAATGACCCTTCATTGTAGAGAGGGTGTATCAAAAGTCCGTTCATTTCCTTTTCAGATTGATATTTCAGGGCTTACGAACGGGATGTATATTGTGCGGTTGATATTTGATAATGGCGAAACCGCTTCAGAGAAGTTTTTAAAAATTTCGAAATAAATGCATACCAGGATTAAGTTTCTCGCAGATTTTCGCAGATTTGGATGTAGATTAGCGCAGAAGTTCTGCGTAAATCAGCGTATTCATCTGCATTGATCTGCGAGAAATTTTTCTTATCTTTAAAGAAAAAAAACTATGAAAAGTCCAGGCCATTTGATTTTCATTTCTGTCTGCCTTATCATTTTTACAGGCAATTTCATTTCTCAAACGCATTCCTCCGTCACAGCACAAACCCTTTCTTACATCGAATCGTCTTCCGGCCTTGCAAATCCCGAATGGGAAGGCGGGCGGACGGAGCTGGAATTCGCCGATATCAATGCTGATGGTCTGTTGGATATCATCACGATCGGCGACCATGGCAGTCCCTTTATCAATACAGAAGAGCATGGCATCATGGTATATTACGGGGATGGTGCGGGAAACTGGAGTGTCCAGATGACCGGGGATTTCGGATATGGAGGGATCGCAGCCGGTGATGTCAATAATGACGGCTTCCTGGATGTGGGTTATGCCATGCATCATAATTATTCCTCCACGGATTTCGGCGATCAGCTCATTGAAGTAGCTCTGGGGGATGGTACCGGAATAAACTGGACACCCTGGGACGATGGCTTGGCCACCAATGGCGAAGACTATGGCATGTTTGCCACCGATTTTGCCGATGTGGATAACGATGGCGACCTCGACCTCGGAAGCATTTCTTTCGGCTGCTGCGCCGGTATTCATGTTTACCTGAATAATTCAGATGGTACCTGGACCCAGAGTTTCGGCGTACTTGACGGGAATTCCGACATGATTTTCCAGTTTGGAGATATTAATAACGATGGTTTTATAGATTTTATCGCCGGCTACGAAAACGGAACGGTTTATTTTGGCGACGGAACGGGAGACTTTATCCTGAAAGATCTCAATCTCCCTTCGGGAGGATTGATGGGCCGGTTAGGCCCTTCCCTGGGAGATATTGAAAACGACGGAGGAATGGACCTTGCCTTTGCAAACAACAATGGCGGATTGCATGTTTATATCTTTGACGATTGGGACCAATTATGGCAGGATTTTTCAGGGGATCTTCCCTCCACCGGGCCCTTTGAACACACCCAGCTGGCCGATATGAACATGGATGGTTTCATTGATTTGGCCGCCTATGGCGAAGGAACATTCCAGGTTTTCCTCGGCGACGGCAACGGCAACTGGACTGCTGATGCTACCTTCACCACCGGCGACCCGGGATATTCCCAGGCATTCCGTGTTGGCGGAGATGTGGACCACAACGGAAGGCCGGATATCGTCCTGCTCGAGGAAGAGGAATTAAGCTGGTTTACCTATCAGAACTATCTCCGCTGTTACCGGGAAAGTTCGGTCCCCATTCTGCTTGACATTAAGCCGGTATACCCCCGCGGGTGGGAGAGGTTCAGGCCGAATTCCGTCCGCTTTATCGACTGGATCAGCACAGTCCCGGGAAATGAGCCTGCTACTGTCAAACTGGAATATTCCACCATAGGATCCAATGGACCAATGACTTTGATTGCTGACGGACTGCCCAACAGCGGCAGGTACCAGTGGATTGTGCCCCAGGAAAATTCAGTAACTTGTTACATCCGTTACACAATAACTTCCGGTACTTCAACCTATTCAAGTACTACGTCGAGGGCATTTATGATCCTTGACGGGGGAATAGGGATCGATGAACCGAAGCCGGAGAGCATGGGAATTAGTGTTTATCCCAATCCGGCGGGTAGGCAGTTGACAGTTGACAGTTGGCAGTCGGCAGTCAAGATGGTGATAACTGATCTTTTCGGACGCAGGATTAAAGAATGTGCTAACATCTCTTCATTTCCTTTCCTGCTCGATATCTCTGACCTTCAGCCAGGAATGTATATTTTGCGTGCAATAAACAAAGATGGGGAATCCGGTTCGGCGAAGTTTCTGAAAATTTCACTGTAAATCTTAACGAGTTGTTGGTTCTCGCAGATTTCCGCAGATGCTATCCAAATAAACGCAAAAGATTTGCATAAATCAGCGTTTTTATCTGCGTTGATCTGCGAGAAACTTTTCATTTTTTGTTCCCCCCATCAATACTTCCCTGCTTCCATGTTTCCCCGCCTCCCTGCTTTCCCGCTTCCCCGCTTCTGAAAACATTTTTCCCAATTAATTGTTACTTTTGCATTCCCATAATCACAACGTTATGAAAAAAATCTTTACTCTCATCGCAATCATCCTGTTAATCCCGTTTCTCATCTCGCAGAAGCCACCGCGCAATGGCGACAAGCCTTATGTCGAAGGGCAGATCATGATAAAATTGCGTTCTGATCTTCCCCAACGCCAACAGCAGATGCTCCAGGAGGTTCTGGCCGATTTTAAATCTGTAAATCTGGATATGGTCGAAAAGCTATCAGGAAGACTGAATATTTTTCTTCTCCGTTATAATCCGGGTGTTACTGATGACGACCGGTTACTTAAAGAAATCAAGGTCCATCCTGATGTGGAACTGGCCCAGTTCAACCACTATATCCAGCAAAGGGAACTTATTCCTTCCGACGAGTTTTTCGGCCTTCAATGGAATATGCATAATACCGGCCAGACCGGGGGAACGAATGATGCCGACATTGACGGTCCCGAAGCATGGGATCTTGGCAATTCGGGCGTAACAGCCACCGGCGATACGATCATAGTTGCCATCGTGGATGACGGCTTCGATATCGACCATGAAGATATCAGTTACTGGAAGAATTACCACGATATTCCCGGAAACGGTATCGATGATGATACCAACGGTTATATCGATGATTACAATGGATGGAACTCCTGG
The sequence above is a segment of the Bacteroidales bacterium genome. Coding sequences within it:
- a CDS encoding outer membrane protein transport protein yields the protein MKNKLFLFLMFCLCSVTLLGGGYQVRLQGHKQTGIGLIGTPFAFDASSIFYNPGSLALYDGKYSISVGASGIISNHIFQKEATNYQARTENPLGTPFFGYFSIKIKDKIAVGIGVYTPFGSSAKWNEDWAGRYLIRDVKISAIYIQPTVAYQYKGKFGIGAGFVYAIGNVELNKALPYSETSKANLKGKATNFGFNAGVFYKPIEKLSIGIDYRSQIMMKLEGGDATFTVPSALSTSVPATNKFNAELPLPANLDFGLAYQINDKFLLAAEVNWVMWNTYKSLDFEFEQSGDLLNTQNPREYKNSWITRLGGQYKLNDIFTFRAGVYYDPSPANEKYFTPETVTLNTIAFTLGATITPVKGLEIDLSYLELHGLQADKTYEPDNFGGTYKTMTFIPGIGLSYRF
- a CDS encoding T9SS type A sorting domain-containing protein, with the protein product MKSPGHLIFISVCLIIFTGNFISQTHSSVTAQTLSYIESSSGLANPEWEGGRTELEFADINADGLLDIITIGDHGSPFINTEEHGIMVYYGDGAGNWSVQMTGDFGYGGIAAGDVNNDGFLDVGYAMHHNYSSTDFGDQLIEVALGDGTGINWTPWDDGLATNGEDYGMFATDFADVDNDGDLDLGSISFGCCAGIHVYLNNSDGTWTQSFGVLDGNSDMIFQFGDINNDGFIDFIAGYENGTVYFGDGTGDFILKDLNLPSGGLMGRLGPSLGDIENDGGMDLAFANNNGGLHVYIFDDWDQLWQDFSGDLPSTGPFEHTQLADMNMDGFIDLAAYGEGTFQVFLGDGNGNWTADATFTTGDPGYSQAFRVGGDVDHNGRPDIVLLEEEELSWFTYQNYLRCYRESSVPILLDIKPVYPRGWERFRPNSVRFIDWISTVPGNEPATVKLEYSTIGSNGPMTLIADGLPNSGRYQWIVPQENSVTCYIRYTITSGTSTYSSTTSRAFMILDGGIGIDEPKPESMGISVYPNPAGRQLTVDSWQSAVKMVITDLFGRRIKECANISSFPFLLDISDLQPGMYILRAINKDGESGSAKFLKISL